One Anolis carolinensis isolate JA03-04 chromosome 4, rAnoCar3.1.pri, whole genome shotgun sequence DNA window includes the following coding sequences:
- the tpd52 gene encoding tumor protein D52 isoform X4 — translation MAAEMDPSCQQGLLKNEAIPEVGEDAAATVNVPEALSEEEQEELRRELSKVEEEIQTLSQVLAAKEKHLAEIKRKLGISSLQELRQNLSKGWQDVTSTNAYKKTTETLSQAGQKASAAFSTVGSVITKKLEDVKNSPTFKSFEEKVENLKYKVGGNKSAGGDFGDVLNSAANATSTEAPAKQLEEETQ, via the exons ATGGCTGCAGAAATGGACCCCAGCTGCCAGCAAG GTTTGCTGAAAAATGAAGCTATTCCAGAAGTTGGAGAAGATGCTGCAGCTACAGtgaatgttccagaagccttatcGGAAGAAGAACAGGAAGAGCTAAGAAGAGAGCTTTCTAAG GTAGAAGAAGAAATCCAAACTTTGTCACAGGTGTTAGCTGCTAAAGAAAAACATCTAGCTGAAATTAAGAGGAAACTGGGAATCAGTTCATTGCAGGAGCTGAGGCAGAATCTTTCCAAAGGGTGGCAAGATGTAACATCAACAAATGC gTATAAGAAGACAACAGAAACATTGTCTCAGGCTGGCCAGAAAGCTTCTGCTGCTTTCTCAACGGTTGGCTCTGTAATAACAAAGAAACTAGAAGATGTGAA AAATTCACCAACTTTcaaatcatttgaagaaaaagtcGAAAACCTAAAG TATAAGGTTGGTGGAAACAAATCTGCTGGGGGAGACTTTGGAGACGTCTTGAACTCTGCTGCCAATGCCACTTCCACAGAAGCTCCTGCGAAGCAGTTGGAAGAGGAGACCCAATGA
- the tpd52 gene encoding tumor protein D52 isoform X1, translated as MHSEISVADWLDTDLYEDYKSPFNFDSGINRNYLYLFPSMTFSPPDSPILKNSGLLKNEAIPEVGEDAAATVNVPEALSEEEQEELRRELSKVEEEIQTLSQVLAAKEKHLAEIKRKLGISSLQELRQNLSKGWQDVTSTNAYKKTTETLSQAGQKASAAFSTVGSVITKKLEDVNIRCLQHSISMPAMRNSPTFKSFEEKVENLKYKVGGNKSAGGDFGDVLNSAANATSTEAPAKQLEEETQ; from the exons ATGCATTCTGAGATTTCTGTGGCAGACTGGCTAGATACGGACCTATATGAGGATTACAAATCTCCTTTTAATTTTGATTCTGGAATCAATAGGAACTATCtgtacctgttccccagcatgaCTTTCTCTCCACCTGATTCTCCAATACTGAAGAATTCAG GTTTGCTGAAAAATGAAGCTATTCCAGAAGTTGGAGAAGATGCTGCAGCTACAGtgaatgttccagaagccttatcGGAAGAAGAACAGGAAGAGCTAAGAAGAGAGCTTTCTAAG GTAGAAGAAGAAATCCAAACTTTGTCACAGGTGTTAGCTGCTAAAGAAAAACATCTAGCTGAAATTAAGAGGAAACTGGGAATCAGTTCATTGCAGGAGCTGAGGCAGAATCTTTCCAAAGGGTGGCAAGATGTAACATCAACAAATGC gTATAAGAAGACAACAGAAACATTGTCTCAGGCTGGCCAGAAAGCTTCTGCTGCTTTCTCAACGGTTGGCTCTGTAATAACAAAGAAACTAGAAGATGTGAA TATACGTTGTCTACAGCATTCAATTAGCATGCCTGCTATGAG AAATTCACCAACTTTcaaatcatttgaagaaaaagtcGAAAACCTAAAG TATAAGGTTGGTGGAAACAAATCTGCTGGGGGAGACTTTGGAGACGTCTTGAACTCTGCTGCCAATGCCACTTCCACAGAAGCTCCTGCGAAGCAGTTGGAAGAGGAGACCCAATGA
- the tpd52 gene encoding tumor protein D52 isoform X3, with product MAAEMDPSCQQGLLKNEAIPEVGEDAAATVNVPEALSEEEQEELRRELSKVEEEIQTLSQVLAAKEKHLAEIKRKLGISSLQELRQNLSKGWQDVTSTNAYKKTTETLSQAGQKASAAFSTVGSVITKKLEDVNIRCLQHSISMPAMRNSPTFKSFEEKVENLKYKVGGNKSAGGDFGDVLNSAANATSTEAPAKQLEEETQ from the exons ATGGCTGCAGAAATGGACCCCAGCTGCCAGCAAG GTTTGCTGAAAAATGAAGCTATTCCAGAAGTTGGAGAAGATGCTGCAGCTACAGtgaatgttccagaagccttatcGGAAGAAGAACAGGAAGAGCTAAGAAGAGAGCTTTCTAAG GTAGAAGAAGAAATCCAAACTTTGTCACAGGTGTTAGCTGCTAAAGAAAAACATCTAGCTGAAATTAAGAGGAAACTGGGAATCAGTTCATTGCAGGAGCTGAGGCAGAATCTTTCCAAAGGGTGGCAAGATGTAACATCAACAAATGC gTATAAGAAGACAACAGAAACATTGTCTCAGGCTGGCCAGAAAGCTTCTGCTGCTTTCTCAACGGTTGGCTCTGTAATAACAAAGAAACTAGAAGATGTGAA TATACGTTGTCTACAGCATTCAATTAGCATGCCTGCTATGAG AAATTCACCAACTTTcaaatcatttgaagaaaaagtcGAAAACCTAAAG TATAAGGTTGGTGGAAACAAATCTGCTGGGGGAGACTTTGGAGACGTCTTGAACTCTGCTGCCAATGCCACTTCCACAGAAGCTCCTGCGAAGCAGTTGGAAGAGGAGACCCAATGA
- the tpd52 gene encoding tumor protein D52 isoform X2 has translation MHSEISVADWLDTDLYEDYKSPFNFDSGINRNYLYLFPSMTFSPPDSPILKNSGLLKNEAIPEVGEDAAATVNVPEALSEEEQEELRRELSKVEEEIQTLSQVLAAKEKHLAEIKRKLGISSLQELRQNLSKGWQDVTSTNAYKKTTETLSQAGQKASAAFSTVGSVITKKLEDVKNSPTFKSFEEKVENLKYKVGGNKSAGGDFGDVLNSAANATSTEAPAKQLEEETQ, from the exons ATGCATTCTGAGATTTCTGTGGCAGACTGGCTAGATACGGACCTATATGAGGATTACAAATCTCCTTTTAATTTTGATTCTGGAATCAATAGGAACTATCtgtacctgttccccagcatgaCTTTCTCTCCACCTGATTCTCCAATACTGAAGAATTCAG GTTTGCTGAAAAATGAAGCTATTCCAGAAGTTGGAGAAGATGCTGCAGCTACAGtgaatgttccagaagccttatcGGAAGAAGAACAGGAAGAGCTAAGAAGAGAGCTTTCTAAG GTAGAAGAAGAAATCCAAACTTTGTCACAGGTGTTAGCTGCTAAAGAAAAACATCTAGCTGAAATTAAGAGGAAACTGGGAATCAGTTCATTGCAGGAGCTGAGGCAGAATCTTTCCAAAGGGTGGCAAGATGTAACATCAACAAATGC gTATAAGAAGACAACAGAAACATTGTCTCAGGCTGGCCAGAAAGCTTCTGCTGCTTTCTCAACGGTTGGCTCTGTAATAACAAAGAAACTAGAAGATGTGAA AAATTCACCAACTTTcaaatcatttgaagaaaaagtcGAAAACCTAAAG TATAAGGTTGGTGGAAACAAATCTGCTGGGGGAGACTTTGGAGACGTCTTGAACTCTGCTGCCAATGCCACTTCCACAGAAGCTCCTGCGAAGCAGTTGGAAGAGGAGACCCAATGA